The Sporosarcina sp. Te-1 DNA window CTTCAACTTTACGGAGTATGTACTATTCCGAATGAATATCCGGAAAGAATACAAAATTTAATTTTAGGGACTTTTTATCATGAGCTGTTTCATGTTCATGACTTCTCTAACTACCAAAACGTATTCAAAGATGATCCAAGCTTCATGTTTCTTTTTGAAGATTTTTTCAATATATGGTCTGAGTATTATGTACATCGCATGATTGAAAGTTTGTTCCCTAATGCAGATATTAATGACGTAATAACTGAAACTAAAAGAAACTTAAGGAATTTAGACTCTCCGTCTATCGATGTTAGCGTACGTGATGTACTTTCATTACTTGGAAGAAATATTGGTGAAATGCATTCTTTAGGTGTTGATTTAATTCAATCTATTGACGACTATCCAGTCTCAGCAACGATACTAAGAGTCGAGAGGCATTTGGATATGTTGTTTAATCAATATCCCAAATGGACAATAAAGGATTTAGAAAGTGTTATACAAGACTTTATCTTATTAGTAAAATAAATTTGTGAACGTCCAGCAATGGGCGTTTTTACTTTGCCTATAAAGAGAAAGGGAAGGGGGTGCTTGCATGACGAAGGGAGAGAGTACCGGTGACTCGTATGGAAGTTACGGGCTTTAAGGGCGTAGGTGCCCTCATCGTTAGTTTTGTGATTTACTTGATCGATGTAATCAATGAGGCGGTTGTCGTCCTCATTTTTTTTATGCTACTGGACGTCATCACTGGACTGCTCAGATCATGGGTCACCAAGTCATGGGACAGCCCTATCGGATTTTCGGGTGTTGTCAAAAAGGTCGGCATCTTTGCTATGATCGGCATGGCAGCAGCCATTGAATATATGGTGATGTCTGTCGGACAGGATCCTAAGGGAATGATGCTACTCGGTGTCACTTCCTTCTTTATTGTGAACGAAGGTATATCAATCCTTGAAAACTGCGCTCAAATTGGGCTGCCTATTCCGGCGGTCCTTTTTAATGCCTTGGAGAAGATGCACAGGGACCCTTCGGGGAAGGAGCAGCGGCTCGTCCGGTCCCCCATGTTGGACCGTATCGATAAGAAGGAGCTGCTGAAAGAAAACGAAGCATTATTGCACCAACTAAATAAGAAGAAGGAAGAGGAGGAAACAAAATGACAGACGTATTAATTTTCGCAACCATCTTGGCACCGATCATCTTAGCGTTTGTTCAACTCGTAAAAAAATCGGTGAACATTAAAAATAATCTTTTACCGCTCATTGCTCTAGTGGTGGTCCTTTTTGTTGGCTTTGCGGCATCACCCTTTACTGAACTTGATCTTGTATTACGGTTATGGGCAGGGGGCTTGGCAGGGCTATCCGCAACAGGTCTTTTTGAATTAGTAGACAATCAGACCGGTTTCACTAAGGAAAACAAAAGATGAACTTCATCGATCAATTAGCGCCGTTGGCTATCAAACATGGGAAAGCAAACGGCATTCTTCCAAGTCTGATTTGCGCCCAAGGTATTCTGGAATCCGATTCTGGTACATCGGAACTGGCACGCAATGCGAACAACTTATTTGGCATTAAGAAAGGTTCGGGATGGACCGGAGAAACATATACCAAGCGAACAGCCGAGCAGGACAAGGACGGCAATGTCACTTATATTGATGCTGCATTCCGCAAGTACCCATCCTATGAGGGGTGCGTTATTGATCTGGTCCATAAATACACTCATGGGACGGGGTGGGAAGATTATAACCGTTATGCAGCCATACTTGGCCAAACTGATTACAAATTAGTGATTACGGCACTCAAAGCGGCCAGTTATGCCACGGACGTTAAATATGAAACCAAGTTAATTGAGCAGATCGAGAAATATGGACTGACCAATATGACAAGGAGGTCGATAACGTGGTCAAAATTGCGTTGGATGCCGGGCATGGCATCAACACACCTGGCAAACGATCCCCGGCGGATGAGCGTGAATGGTCTTTCAACAGCAAAGTCCTTCTGGCATGCGCAGCAGCTCTGAAACAATACGAGGGCGTGCAAATACTCCGGCTCGATGATCCGACAGGGAAAACAGACGTGCCTCTTAAAACACGCACAGACAAGGCCAACAAATGGGGAGCTGATGCGCTTGTATCTATTCACCACAACGCCTTGAACGGCAAATGGCATAGTGGCGGTGGGGTAGAAACTTACGTATTCCCAACAGCGTCGAAAGCGGCCAAGGATATTGCTGCTCTTATCCATCCGGGTATTGTTGCGGCAATGGGGTTGCGTGATCGCGGTGTTAAAACAAACGATTACCACATGTTGCGAGAGAGTAAAATGCCTGCTGTTTTGACAGAGGGCGGTTTCATGGATTCTAACATTGATATTCATTCACTTAGGGATGATGGCAATCTGAAGGCACAAGGCATTGAAATTGCGGAGGCTCTTGCAAAATACTTCGGTCTCAAACGTAAGTCTGGTATTGCATATGAGCCGGCCGTGAAAAAGGAGGATGACGAATTGCAATTTTCAAGCGGCACACTAAAAAAAGAATGGGAAACGTTTCTCGGTAGCAAAGCACAGCGCGAAATTGCAGTGAAGGCAGCGGTCAAAGTGGGATACTCCGACAAGTGGATTAAGGATTTAGAAGAGGGCAGGATTGCCGATGGAGATGTGGTTGCTCTTGCGGTAGGTGCATTGATTAAAACTAAGCAGAAATAAATTGAGACCCGGGTTTGGAGTGAGAAAAAACATTAATTTCAACAGAAAGCTTTATACTCATTTTAAATCAATAGGATAATGTATTTTTGGTTTAGTAAGTTCGACAATTATATAAAACTTTTTATTCTTTCGAAAAAATAAGAACTATGTTACAATTTAAATGTAAAATATTTCAATAGGAGGATTCGTATGAAAAAATTGTTACTTCCTTTTTTAGCATTGATTCTGTCTATTGGTTTTGGGTTTTTAGGTTTAACAGCAGAAGCGTCAAGCAGTTCTTATCTTCAGGAAAAGCAAGCTATGATTTATGCGGACAAGTTTCTAAAGGAGAATGTTACAAGTAATTTTTTATTAAACTATGAGTACGAAGTGTATGATGTTGATGATTCGATTTTAGGTTACTATTTTACCTATGCAGATGAAAATGGGGATACTGGGTATATTCTCGTCTCAGCTTCCAAAGAAAGAATTCCGATTCTTGAATTCGGAGTAGGAACTGAAAGAGACAATTTTGAGAGAGGATTTGAATCAGGAGATCGCACTTATTATTTAGGAGCTTTAACATATCGCTCTGCAAGCAATAAGGAAGAACTACACAAAGGATTCAATGATTTGAAGAACGAAGCTATAAAAAAATTAGAAAATGAACTACAAGATAAGAGTGAAAAGTTAACAGAGGAAGAAAGCGAATTAATAAAAGAATCAATCGAAGATTTAAGAAACGAACAATTTAAAAGTATGGCGAAAGGTAATTATGTAAATGAGTGGAATGCTCTGGAGAGCAACAATTTAACTCCTTCAAACTATCTGACAAATGAACAAAAAGTTTTAGCTGTTAATCG harbors:
- a CDS encoding holin family protein, whose translation is MEVTGFKGVGALIVSFVIYLIDVINEAVVVLIFFMLLDVITGLLRSWVTKSWDSPIGFSGVVKKVGIFAMIGMAAAIEYMVMSVGQDPKGMMLLGVTSFFIVNEGISILENCAQIGLPIPAVLFNALEKMHRDPSGKEQRLVRSPMLDRIDKKELLKENEALLHQLNKKKEEEETK
- a CDS encoding holin, whose amino-acid sequence is MTDVLIFATILAPIILAFVQLVKKSVNIKNNLLPLIALVVVLFVGFAASPFTELDLVLRLWAGGLAGLSATGLFELVDNQTGFTKENKR
- a CDS encoding glycoside hydrolase family 73 protein codes for the protein MNFIDQLAPLAIKHGKANGILPSLICAQGILESDSGTSELARNANNLFGIKKGSGWTGETYTKRTAEQDKDGNVTYIDAAFRKYPSYEGCVIDLVHKYTHGTGWEDYNRYAAILGQTDYKLVITALKAASYATDVKYETKLIEQIEKYGLTNMTRRSITWSKLRWMPGMASTHLANDPRRMSVNGLSTAKSFWHAQQL
- a CDS encoding N-acetylmuramoyl-L-alanine amidase, whose protein sequence is MALDAGHGINTPGKRSPADEREWSFNSKVLLACAAALKQYEGVQILRLDDPTGKTDVPLKTRTDKANKWGADALVSIHHNALNGKWHSGGGVETYVFPTASKAAKDIAALIHPGIVAAMGLRDRGVKTNDYHMLRESKMPAVLTEGGFMDSNIDIHSLRDDGNLKAQGIEIAEALAKYFGLKRKSGIAYEPAVKKEDDELQFSSGTLKKEWETFLGSKAQREIAVKAAVKVGYSDKWIKDLEEGRIADGDVVALAVGALIKTKQK
- a CDS encoding C39 family peptidase, coding for MKKLLLPFLALILSIGFGFLGLTAEASSSSYLQEKQAMIYADKFLKENVTSNFLLNYEYEVYDVDDSILGYYFTYADENGDTGYILVSASKERIPILEFGVGTERDNFERGFESGDRTYYLGALTYRSASNKEELHKGFNDLKNEAIKKLENELQDKSEKLTEEESELIKESIEDLRNEQFKSMAKGNYVNEWNALESNNLTPSNYLTNEQKVLAVNRIWQRTSGVKNPGSACGPTAGAMVAEYLNNIGYNVKYGTHYGGDANFINHLWDEMAWKWGATMGSYQKHMEKHLNLNYSRQKFNIIAWDTNDFNDYKRFINEGFPVTIRFNNLTQGNYWSDWHFVVGNAYKVTTAGDFVGVKDPDSGVNNIGTNYFAWNPNYKVITLSHITVY